Within the candidate division WOR-3 bacterium genome, the region ATTCTATGTCGGAGTTTCAAGATGTAGAATCTTTTTCTTAATCAGGTCAAGTTTTTCCCGCAATTTTGCTTCTTCTTTCTTTTCTGCCTCCAGGGCATTCATGATCTCTTCACGCTTCTGGGTGAGGAGATTGATTTCGTTATTCAATCGGCTTTCTTCATTCTTTAGGACTTCCAGTCGTTTCAATAGTTCGGTTTCAGTCTCTCTTAATTTTTCTACCGACTGCACTACCGGACTGGATTCGTACTCGCGCTTCTTTGTCTGGTATTCGGTTTCCAGCGTTTTTATTTTATTTTCACCTTCCGCTATCTTTTTGTTTATTTCATCCAGCGTCTTCTGGGCTTCGGCTTGTTGTTTTTTTAGTTCCTCAATCTTGGGCAAAAAGACTTCTTCCTGACGGAGATTGATCTCTTCTACTAGTCGGGATTCTAAACCACCAGCAAGGCCAATTGTGATAATCGCAGCAAGAACCGCAAAGACCAATCCGGCGATGAGGATTAATGGATTGGGAGCACCGGCAACTTTTATTTCAGGCATCTGGGGTTTCAACTGGATGTAAATAGTGCCGATCGTTTTGGTTCCCAGATTGATACTAAAGCCACCTTCAAAGATGCCGGATTTCTCCATAATTTTACTTGCGCCTCCCGGATTCAGCGGTGAATAATTAGTGCCGAGCATCTGGGCATTGGAAGAGGCGATAACCTTATTGTTTTCATCAGTAAAGTTTACGTTTAAAATCTCAGGATCATCCTGTCTTAGGGCGGTGATGATCTCGGAAAGCTTGGCGTCGTCTTTTTCAATGATTGCATCCTGGACAAATGTCGCACGGGCAATGAAATTGCCGATGTTTTGGATTCTCTTATTGATTATTTCGGTTAAGACTTCTTTGCCATTTACCGATTTTTGTCCCAAAAATTTAGGGCTAAAATAAAAGAAAAGTGTAAGAATTACGATCATAATTGCGGGGATGATTCCCAATGTTACACGAGACATTTTAACCTCCTATTCTTATGGTCAATCTATGGGCCTGTCCCAGATTGAAATAGGGTGTGTAGGAATAGTTGATATTGAGTTTCTCTTTTTTTATTCCAAATCCTACCGTCAAACCGGCGAGAAAATCAAGGCCGGTGTCGGTTTTAATCTGAGACAGAAGGGTATTATAAGAAAAACGCAGGATAAAAAATTTTGTTAGGTTATACCCTCCACCAATTCTCAATCCCAGATTCATCAAGCCGGGTTTGACAACATCAAATCCCAGATATCCTTCATTCAATTTTTTAATTACACCCAGATCAATTTCATAAGGTAGTAACTCTTTTTGGCTGATGAAGGGTTTGATACTCATTCCCAAATGTTTGAGGACCAGACCTACTTGGATATTAGAGGGATCCAGCAAATGGAGGACTCCAATATCTACCCCCAACCCCATGGAATAAAGGGAGTCAATCTGCTCATAAACTATTTTTCCTGCAGCACCCAATAGAATGTGATTGATTTTAAAACCTTTGCCGATGTTCAGGTCAATAAAATTGGTGCTGAATTCACCTAATTCCTGCCCCAGGGCATCGGTTTTTTTTATTTTACCACTGTAAAAATATCGCACTCCTGCACCCAGGGTTCCTGATTCGTAACCAACATAACCGAAATGGGTTCCACCGATGTAGTTCATGTAAGAGAATGAATAGTTTGATTTATGATTCAAATTTACACCCGCAGGATTGTAATAGATATTATGGCCATCACCATAAAGGGCATACCCCATGCCGCCTCTTTCTGCGATGGGATCAACGAGGAGATATTCAAACCCGATATCACCCAAAAGGAAAAATAATATCAAAATACATCCCATGTTGAGTAATTATACCAAAAATTTCCTAAATGTCAATGATTAATTTCAGCCCTGATTTAACTCCTGGATGATTTGACTAAATTTATGAGCTTCGTCTTTCCCAATCCACTCCAGCCGGACGCGGCTTGGAGGCAAACCCAGCAAGGCGATTGTCTCAGCAAGAAATTTTTCTCGGGCACGTGCTTTAAAATTGCCTTCGCCATAATGGCAGGCATCGGGATAACACCCTCCGACCAGGACACCCCGGACACCGTAATTAATGGCTTGAAGGATATGGGTGGGTTCCACTGCTCCACTGCAGGGGACCCGGAGAATTTTTACATTCTCTGGGTATTTTATCTTCATCGCGGCCGCTGCCTCAGTGGCATTATAGGCCGACCATTTACAGAGAAAAGCGATGATATCACCAGTTTTTGCGGTGGCTTCAATCCATGCGGATATCTCCCGGGCGGTAAATCTTTCCAGACGGCTCGCTGCGGCCGGACAGGCACTTGCACATATTCCACATCCCATACATAGGTCGGAACGAATTTTTATCTTTTCTTCCTCAATGCCAATCGCATGATAAGGACAGGAACTGATGCAGGTCTTGCAAAGGCTACAATTTTCATCATTGACATAGGCATTGGGTTGAGTTGTTTCCAATGAAGATTTTTGTAATAGCGAGATGACCTCATGGGCGGCCTTCCGGGCATCCACTAATGTTTCAGCGACCCCTGCCGGGAAACTGGCTGAGCCCGCCACGAATATACCACGGGGTATTTCAGTATTACCTAATTTTCCATTCTCAAATAGCACCGGAAATCTTCCGTCAAGTTTTATCCCTACTCTGTTGAAGGTTTCAATATCCGGGAGAAAACCGCCGCTGAGGACGACCGTATCCGCGTTAATCTCTAAAAGTTCGTTGGTATAGAGGTCTTCCACTTTAACGATAAGATTCTCCCCTCGTTGCTGGACCTCGGAAGGTTTGCCTTTGATGAAAGATATTCCCAATTCCCTTAAAGTAGTATAAAAATATTCAAAATTGCCGTAACTCCGCATGTCCATAGCACAGACAAACACCTGGGTATCAGGGTAGCGGTCTTTCACCAATTTGGCTTCTTTGAGGGCGAGGAAACAGCAGACCCGAGAGCAATAGGCAAGATGGGCATGATCCCTTGAGCCTGCACAACAGATGAAGACTACTTTTCGGGGCACGAGCGAACCATCGACAATCTTTCTCTCAAATTCAAGGGTATTGAGTACATGGGGAAATCGGCCGTAGCCATATTCTGCTACCTGGCTTAGGTCATAAAATTTTAAGCCAGTAGCCACAACAACAGCACCAGCGTTTATTTCGACAATTTGGTCTTTTTCACTAAGTTCAATCCTACCCGGACAAACTTTTATACATTCACCACACTTGGTGCAGGCAGAAAAGTCAATCGCATAAAAATGTGGATAGGTGTTTGTTGTATAAATTGCCTTACGCAATCTACCATGGTCATTTACCTGGACCGGACAGACGGCTACACAGGCACCGCAATTATTGCATCTAACAACTCCCCGGGGTTTAATTTTTATTTTTATCTGGTAGTCTCCGATCGTCCCCTTGATATCCTCTATCTCACCATTGCTTAATATCTCAACATTCTTCTTTTTTATCACCTTGGAAATCAAGGGCAGGATAGTGTGACTCCAGGGGGTCCCTTCAGGATAAAGGCGGTCCAGTTTGGCAACTGTTCCTCCAAGAAATGGTTCTTTTTCCACCAGATATACCTTAATCCCGGCCGCGCTTAAAGTTTCTGTCAGGTCAAGCCCTGCTACACCCGCACCGATGACCAGTGCAGTTTTATTTTTTATCGGGAATGATTTCTTTTTAAGCGCTGGTCCAGTTTTTAACTTTGCTATCGCACCCAGGAGTAGTTCTACTGCTTTTTCAGGTGGATGATTTATCAAAAAGACATGGTCTTTTAGATTGACAAATTCGGCATCGATATCGGGGAACAGGCTTTCCAGCAAAGAGGGTGAACATCCGGCGATGACCGTTTTTTCCTCAGGTTCAACTGTTATATTCCCATTGCATAGATTATCATACCATTCAATCTTTATTTCGGGTCCCAAATTTAAATCCGGTAGGTTTATTAAACCGTTGCAACGGCAAAGAATTAATTTCATTTTTGACTCCTTTTATAACTTTGAGAGAATATTATCTGGTCTAATTCGATTGAATTTTAAGCCACAGGCATCGGGATTGAGTCCCATTCCCAGACCCAGCAATTGTGGATAGTAAAGGACAGGGAGATTATATGATGCATTAAACTTTGTTTCCACTTTCCTTTGATTGTCTTCATACATCACCGTACAGAAGGGACAGATGGAGATCAGGGCATCAGCCCCATTATTTTTTGCTACGGTGAGTTTCTCATTCGCCATTTTTAAAGCAAGTTCTTCATCAACGCCTAATACCGAACCACCGCAGCAAAGCTTTTTTTCCTGATATTCAATTGCGGTTGCCCCGGTGAGCGCCACGAGTTCATCCAGGGTGTGGGGATTTTCTACATTATCAAAAGCATGAAGGTAGGAAGGCCGGAGATAATGGCAGCCATAATGGGCGATTATTTTTAGATTGTTAAGGGGTTTTTTTATCGCTTTTTTAAGATTTTCGATTCCGATATCCTCATAAAGGATGCGGACAAAATGTCGGACCCGGATTTCTTTAGGATAGGTAAAACCAAGATCAGTAAATTTTCGGCGGAATTCTCCGTGTTTTAATTTAATCTGGGCATCTGCAAGCATTGCGGTACAAGAGTTGCAGAGGGTGGCTACATCAAGTTCCAAATTGCTGGCGAGTCCAACATTGCGTGCGGCTAAAAGAAGTGCTGTTTCTGCATCCAGTGCTTTTAAAGGAAATCCACAGCATGATCCTTCTTTGAGATCAACAAATTCTATGCCGAGTTCTCGGGCAACATTACGCACGGCGAGTTCATAATGCTGGGCCCGTACGGGCACCGTACACCCCAGAAAGAGTACATACTTTTTCATTTTGTTATCCTTTCAAAAACTTGGGTAAATTGAAATATTCGAGAAACATCGGAAATCTTCTTGCTAAGTTCGGGCAAGCCAAGACGTTGTCTCTTTTTCAGGTCAAAATCTTCAAGTTCATATAATCTACCGGAATTGTTGAGTAAGTTCAACTGCACTTTTAATCCTTCAGGACAGTAACCCTGCTTGGCCGCATAGTTTTTTATTGCGTTGATTACTTCGGCAACCGGGATACCCTGGGGACACCTTTCCGAGCAGGCATGGCAATGGGCACATAACCATAAAAAGGGCGAGGAAAGGACTTCCTCCTTCATTCCTAAAAGAGTTAAGCGGATAATC harbors:
- a CDS encoding 4Fe-4S dicluster domain-containing protein; the protein is MINLMNADANFKWEIIKQEGDAGLLRCFGCSDCAASCPVRYLDDRYNPRKIIRLTLLGMKEEVLSSPFLWLCAHCHACSERCPQGIPVAEVINAIKNYAAKQGYCPEGLKVQLNLLNNSGRLYELEDFDLKKRQRLGLPELSKKISDVSRIFQFTQVFERITK
- a CDS encoding hydrogenase iron-sulfur subunit, coding for MKLILCRCNGLINLPDLNLGPEIKIEWYDNLCNGNITVEPEEKTVIAGCSPSLLESLFPDIDAEFVNLKDHVFLINHPPEKAVELLLGAIAKLKTGPALKKKSFPIKNKTALVIGAGVAGLDLTETLSAAGIKVYLVEKEPFLGGTVAKLDRLYPEGTPWSHTILPLISKVIKKKNVEILSNGEIEDIKGTIGDYQIKIKIKPRGVVRCNNCGACVAVCPVQVNDHGRLRKAIYTTNTYPHFYAIDFSACTKCGECIKVCPGRIELSEKDQIVEINAGAVVVATGLKFYDLSQVAEYGYGRFPHVLNTLEFERKIVDGSLVPRKVVFICCAGSRDHAHLAYCSRVCCFLALKEAKLVKDRYPDTQVFVCAMDMRSYGNFEYFYTTLRELGISFIKGKPSEVQQRGENLIVKVEDLYTNELLEINADTVVLSGGFLPDIETFNRVGIKLDGRFPVLFENGKLGNTEIPRGIFVAGSASFPAGVAETLVDARKAAHEVISLLQKSSLETTQPNAYVNDENCSLCKTCISSCPYHAIGIEEEKIKIRSDLCMGCGICASACPAAASRLERFTAREISAWIEATAKTGDIIAFLCKWSAYNATEAAAAMKIKYPENVKILRVPCSGAVEPTHILQAINYGVRGVLVGGCYPDACHYGEGNFKARAREKFLAETIALLGLPPSRVRLEWIGKDEAHKFSQIIQELNQG
- a CDS encoding CoB--CoM heterodisulfide reductase iron-sulfur subunit B family protein, with amino-acid sequence MKKYVLFLGCTVPVRAQHYELAVRNVARELGIEFVDLKEGSCCGFPLKALDAETALLLAARNVGLASNLELDVATLCNSCTAMLADAQIKLKHGEFRRKFTDLGFTYPKEIRVRHFVRILYEDIGIENLKKAIKKPLNNLKIIAHYGCHYLRPSYLHAFDNVENPHTLDELVALTGATAIEYQEKKLCCGGSVLGVDEELALKMANEKLTVAKNNGADALISICPFCTVMYEDNQRKVETKFNASYNLPVLYYPQLLGLGMGLNPDACGLKFNRIRPDNILSKL